In Cellulomonas sp. Y8, the genomic stretch CGTGGGTGGTGTACGCGGCGTACCTGCACGCGCGCACCACTCGCGGCTGGCAGGGCCGGCGTGCCGCGTACCTGGTCTACGTGGGGTACGCCGTCGTGATCGCGAACTTCACCGTCGTGAACCTGTTCGTCAACGGCAAGCACTCGTACTCGGGCATCTGACGACCGCCCCGGAGCGAGAGGACCACAAGGTGCGTAACGAGGCCGGCCAGCCGGGTGGCGACCGGGTCGCGATCATCTGGATCGTGACGACTCTGGTCGTCGGCGGCAGCCTGACGGTCGCCGGTGTCGTGGCGAGGAGCGCCGCCCCGATGATCGCGGGGGTCGCGCTGCTCTTCATCTGCTCGATGGCAACTCGGTTCTGGTACTTCCGCCGCCGGGGATGAGCCGACCTGCAGACAGTGCGGCGACGGCGCGCTACCTCCCACGGGTGTGGCGCACATTCCGGCGCCGCATCGGTGTCCTGGTCTCAGCCCGGCTGGTCGGGTGGGGTCGTCTGACGTCGATCGAGGCGAGGCGTGGGGACCCTGGGGCTCAGCGAATCGAGTCGATCCCAAGGACACCTCCATCGAGTTTCCGTCGCTGGAAGACCAGGACCGCGTTCCCCTGGTACCGGGGAAGCACGAGCCGGCTCAACGAGTAGTCATGGACGAACTGGAACCCGGTCTGTCGCCGGTAGTCGAACCAGTTACCGCTGCCGGTCTCGCGAGAGCTGCCGACGACGATGTAGGTCTCGACGCTTGGCGTGCGGAACACTTCACGCTCGAACCCGTTGCCGACCGGGGGCCACGAGCACACCACGACCTGGGGTTTGCGGGCGCGTAGGGCTGAGACGGCATCCTGGCGTACGACTTCCTCGGGGTAGTCGATCGACCGCGACCAGCTCTGGTTGTCCGTGGCGACGACGTCGACGCCCCGCTCCTTCAGCAACCGCGTGAGTGTGCCGTCGCCGGCGGCGATCTCCAGGGTCTCGCGCGGCCCGATCAGCTTTGCGAGCCGACGCACGAGCGCCGCGGAGTAGAAGCAGTAGATCCCCCGCGGGCGGACCAGGGGCATGACGTAGCGGCGCTGGCGCGCGAGCGGCCACAGCACCGCGTACGCGAGCATCGAGACAGGTCTGCGCTCCAGGCCGCGCCGAAAGAACAGCCGCTGCAGTACCCGGCCGCTGAACGCGTCGAACGCGATCTGGGACTTGTCGGCCCCGGCTTCGGCCTCGAACGCGGCCCGCTGGATCGCGTGCGCGAGCATCTGACGGCGCACCTCGTTGGCGACCAGGTCCTTCGCCCGCGGCTGCCGGTCCGGCGATCCGGCTCGCGGAGCACTGACTTCGACAACCAGAGCGCGAAGCGCGTCCTCGCCAGCATCCGCTGCACGAGCCAGGCGGATCTGCACCTGGTCCCACTCGTGCGGGAAGGT encodes the following:
- a CDS encoding SAM-dependent methyltransferase; its protein translation is MQIRLARAADAGEDALRALVVEVSAPRAGSPDRQPRAKDLVANEVRRQMLAHAIQRAAFEAEAGADKSQIAFDAFSGRVLQRLFFRRGLERRPVSMLAYAVLWPLARQRRYVMPLVRPRGIYCFYSAALVRRLAKLIGPRETLEIAAGDGTLTRLLKERGVDVVATDNQSWSRSIDYPEEVVRQDAVSALRARKPQVVVCSWPPVGNGFEREVFRTPSVETYIVVGSSRETGSGNWFDYRRQTGFQFVHDYSLSRLVLPRYQGNAVLVFQRRKLDGGVLGIDSIR